One Fibrobacter succinogenes genomic window, GAGGTGGGCGACTGCTGGACAGAGCTGGAGGATGACTGCGTCACAGTTGAGGAGGAGGATTCGTTATATCCAACTGGGGACGCTACCGGATTCGGAGCGTCATCAGAACATCCAACCAAATATGTCGTAATCCCTATAACACCAATTAATAGGATTCTTTTCTTCATGATATACCAAATATAGTTTACAAAAATGAATTGATATGGCAAAAACTTTTTTACTATCTTTGGAATCACTATGAGTAATGTTGAAATATTCGACACAACCTTCGCTATGACCGTTCTTGTGATCATGGCTCTCTGCATTCCGACCATTCTTCTGATTGCCAACTGGGTACTCCACCCGGGCAAGATCAAGCAGACTATCATCAAGGGTTCTGCTTATGAATGTGGTCTGGCTCACGTTTCCGGCACGGCAAACGAACGTTACCCGGTCAAATATTACATGGTCGCCATGCTTTTCTTGGTTTTTGACCTCGAAGTGGCCTTTATTTATCCCTGGACCATCCAGTTCCTCGCTGGCGGTTGGGAATTGCTGTTCATCCTTCTCGGATTCCTCCTGATTCTCGAAGCAGGTTACATCTACCTCTTGAAGAAGGGTGTCCTCGACTGGAACAGCGTTAAGGATTAATCCTTAAATCGTTGATTATTCTATCTCAAAATGGCGGATGCAGGCTTTCAG contains:
- a CDS encoding NADH-quinone oxidoreductase subunit A gives rise to the protein MSNVEIFDTTFAMTVLVIMALCIPTILLIANWVLHPGKIKQTIIKGSAYECGLAHVSGTANERYPVKYYMVAMLFLVFDLEVAFIYPWTIQFLAGGWELLFILLGFLLILEAGYIYLLKKGVLDWNSVKD